Part of the Bacillus sp. THAF10 genome is shown below.
ACTGCGGAATACAGAAGTGACCGACGCTTACATAACGATATTCACTTAGAGCTTAACGCAGATGGCATTATACAGACCCTGCCCAACTCTCAAGCTCACTATGCGTGGGAGGAGATCCTATCCATCTACGAAACTAAAAATGCCTTCTTATTTTTTGTTTCCAAAAATCGAGCCATCATCCTTCCGCAAAAATACGTCAACGAAACAGAAAAAACAAAAGTAAGAAATAAGATAAAGAAGCATGCAAAAACAAAGAAAAGGTAAAAAAGGGGACGGTTCTACTTGTTCATTCTAATGTAGCAGAACCGTCCCTCTAGTAAAGATTAAGTGTTAGGACTACCTGGTGGAATATAGTAAGGTGGGATTCGAAGCCAGCCCCTTGATTTCATTAAGTTTTTTAACGGTGCTGCGAATTCCATTAAAACAAATTGCATCTTTACAAATATCAGCCCGACATCTGTTCTAATGGACTTCGATGCTGCTTGGGCACAAAATGTAATCGAAGCGGCAATTTTCACTGCAATTAGATTGGCAATTTCGTCATCCGTCAATTTTACCCCTTCTGGAATTGCATCAGATTGTGATATTGGCTTTTTTATACTGGCAAGAGGCAGTGGTACCCCCTCTTTTACAAGAAAATCCTCAAGCATTTCTGTATCAGCATAGCTCCCTTTTAGTGCATTCTCTAGTACATTTTTCAAGTCACTATCCGTTGTCGTATTCAATCCAATCTGATAAAGGGAATGCGCTTCTCGGAAGGCTGTATGTGCGGTCCAAAGATCCATTACCTCTCCAACATGAAGATGCGGTTTAGGTTCTTCGTCTACAAAATTTTTTAGAACAGCAGCAAAAGCTTCATACATTTTTGTCATAGTAAACATCTCCAGAAATTAGTATTCTCATTTTTACCAATTAAAATCAAATTATTCGTATCTTGAGCTTAAAGAAATGAACCTTTCTATTTCTAAAAACCATAACCAAAAAGGAGGTACTTCCTTGCCAAGAAATATACTTATTCTACCCATTAGCATCCTTTGTATTGTTATCCTTACTTCCTGTGCGGAAAATACAAAAGAAAGTAACGGCCCGTTTTCTCATTATCAGGATGAAAAAATGATTGGTACAGTTTGGGAGATTGCGGACAATGAACTGGTTGTGGACATATCTGAATGGGAAAAGCGGGATATAGAAGGCGATGGTTTAAACGATGATGGCTATATGTATAATGCAAAGCTCAACAAAAACACTAAAATCCACTTTGAAAATGATAATCAGGCGACACTTGCAGACATAAAAGTTGGCCAGAAAATTCAAGTCAACCCACCTAGAAACAACAAATTTGAAGGATATCCGAATGAAATTATCCTTCTCGACATGTCTTTTAAGGAAAAATATGCAACACTCCTCTCGCACAATGAAGTCCCAAGAATAGTAATAATGTATAACGAACACTCCCCCATAACGATGGATCTTGAGGCCATTATGAACAATACAGCAACAAATATTGATGGAACTCAAATCACATATCAACAGGAGTATGTGGTGGATTTCAAAGAAGAGCTAGAAATTGAGAGATTCCCAGTAATCTTTGTTTTTAACCAAGAAGAGCTGTTATTTAAAACCTATGAGGAAGAGGAGTTGTATGAGTTTCTAGAAAGTTTGGGGAGTGAATGATAAATGAAAAAAATACACATTGTTGTTTTGTCTTGCTGTTTGATAATGGTCGGCTGTTCAAATCAAAGTAAAGAAAAGGTTCTAATAGAACAAAATCTAGTCCATCTGCATAATGGAACACCTGAAGCTGCAATGAATTTTTTTAATGAAAAAATACAACTAGGAGATGGTGGCCTCCACTCGTATCATGATGATAATAAAACATACTTAATGCTTTTAGAGCCTAATAGAATGATCAGTCAGATACAAGAGTTAACAGATGAAATCAGAGTATATACCGTATTTAATGATGGTCCCGGTTCCTTTAATATGCAAAATGAAATTAATAATGTTTTATATATCAAGGTAATTGATCAGACGGAAAAGCCTATTACGTTGATAAAAGAAAAACAGTGACAGGTCGGATTAGATCCAAAAGGAGAGAGGTGAGATGTGAATATTACGCTCGCAGAGATATTTATGAAAATTTAGCAAATTCTCTTTGACACTACCACTTTTTCGTTGTATGATATTGGAAATTATCTATTCCATGACGAGAAGAGTAAGCAGTACCCTTGTCCCTAGAGAGTCGCAGGCTGGTGGAAATGCGATGGCAACTACATGCTGAAAATCATCTCTGAGAAGTTTTCCTGAACCTGTTCAGT
Proteins encoded:
- a CDS encoding DUF3231 family protein — encoded protein: MTKMYEAFAAVLKNFVDEEPKPHLHVGEVMDLWTAHTAFREAHSLYQIGLNTTTDSDLKNVLENALKGSYADTEMLEDFLVKEGVPLPLASIKKPISQSDAIPEGVKLTDDEIANLIAVKIAASITFCAQAASKSIRTDVGLIFVKMQFVLMEFAAPLKNLMKSRGWLRIPPYYIPPGSPNT